In the genome of Scatophagus argus isolate fScaArg1 chromosome 20, fScaArg1.pri, whole genome shotgun sequence, the window GAGGTGAACACACATAATAGCAATTCAACTTTTCCACAGAATTTTCTGTCTCTAAATAATCTATAGTTTATGCTGTGTACTCACTTCTCAGATGCATGAGTGTGAAAGATTTGCCGTGTAAAGTACAATTTCTCTGTCAAAGTGCTTCACTTGAATATTAAtggtaatgatttttttcatctgaaatgccttcctttgtttcctttctttgccCTAGGATGCATTCTGGGTTCTTGTACAGATATGTGAGAAATACCTTCCTGGCTACTACAGTACAGGGCTGGTAAGGGTCCAGGCAGACACCTGTCACATCATTTTGTAAAGAAGACTTTGATATCATATGAAAGCTAGAGAACGAACAGGGTTCATCATGTCAGTCATCCGAACCCGGTATACACAGAATGTTGTAGCCATGACACTATGTTTCTGACAACTGCATTTCTGTCATATTATGGGCCTGAATCCTtacatgtatttacattttcaagaAACCAAACTGGCCCATATTTAATTACCTTTTACTTCAGCATTTATGTTCTTGAAAGCATCTCATGATTTATCTAGCCGAGCAAAAGTCGTAAGTCAGCTTCAGTTTACAGAATCTGTACACGTGATATGTGGCTGCAGTGGTGGTGTTAGATTTTTCAGGCCACTGTGTCTCTTGCTTGGCGCTGATATGCTGACAACTTGTTGGCATGAGGTGGTGACCAAGCTACAAGGACGAGATAATCAGACAATCAGATTAAGCGCCGGGAAAGgtctgctccttctctctgtctctcccttcccACTGACTGCTGTTCCACATTGTCTCCGCAGGAGGCCATCCAGCTGGATGGGGAGATCCTGTACGCTCTGCTGCGGCGGGTGTCTCCTGTGGCCCACTCTCACCTCAAGAAGCACAAGCTGGAACCCATCCTGTACATGACCGAGTGGTTCATGTGTGCCTTCTCTCGGACTCTGCCGTGGGCCTCAGTGCTGCGTGTCTGGGACATGTTTCTTTGTGAGGGTGAGATGCTGCACTGATGTACTATTATTATTTGGAGAATGAAAGCAGCTTTGTTTGAAGTGGAATCAAGGATTGTTGTGCACGTCCCACAGTTACATGTGAATACATCGGTCCTTTAGAATCCTACTGTCtttgttgtttgaatttttAGTCTGTTACACCTCCAGTGTTTAACCAGTAAAACAATACTTAAATACACAGTAGCAATATTTAATCATCCTCCAGGCCCTGTCATGTGctttttgtcatcatgtttAATTTCACTTGTAAAACACTAAAGTGTGATCACctttaaaataacaaagcaaatattGAATACTTCCTTATCCCAAAGTAAACTACTATTTTAGTTTGAAttgagaaataagaaaatatatataaaatatatcacCACACTGCAACAATGTTGAACCCAATCCATGTGGCAACATCACaattaatgttaaattaaaataaaataaaaatgaagactgctgctccagctgcatGATGTCTGTTGTGATGCTGTTCTCAGGCGTGAAGATTATCTTCCGAGTGGGCCTGGTACTCCTGAAGTGCATGCTGGGATCCCAAGATAAACTGAAGTCCTGTCAAGGTCTCTATGAAACAATGGAGCTGCTCCGAGCTATACAGCCACAGTATATGCAAGAAGGCTTCCTGGCACAACAGGTGCAATTATACTTTGTCATTGTTGTAATGTGTGTTATCCAGTTTATTGTTCTGACCCAGCACTTACTGCATGCTCAGCTGGCTTCCTCTTTGATTTTGTCCTCCTGTGGTTGTGGTAACAGCGACAGAAGACTTACCTGTAACATGCTGGATTACTTCAACCAAGCACCCCAGTCATCGATTTAATGGGCATTCTCCCCTTGTATTTCAGATTGTTGAGTTACAGGTGTCTGAGAAGGACATTGAGAAGGAGCACCACTCTCAGCTGCGGCGATGGAAGGAGTCTCATGGAGATTTGCACTGCAAGTCCCCTCCCAGGATGCACGGCGCCAAGGCCATCATTGCTGCCGATCCACCCAGCCGACAGGACCTTAGACAGAGGCCCACCATCATCGTGCATTCTCCTGAGGGATTCAAGACAGATGGGGAGAGAGCAGAGTAcataaagaaaaatagaaagactaaacaggaaaaggagaagaacaCAAACCTACCACCCCAGGAAATCGTTAATCCTTACCTTCCTCACAGTGAACCCTCCCCTCTTCTCAAGCAAATGACCAGAGAAGAAGGGTCCAAAGAGAGTCTGAGCAGTGCAGAGCATGACACTTACCTGTAATGGGGTAAGTGTCACCGGTTTACACACAAAGCATTCCAAATTACAACTAAGTTAGCAGTGACATTCGTCAGATTTCAGCCTCACATGTCATAGCTGTCAGTGACATGACAGACGTTTTCATGACATAGTGCATCTGTAGTAGTGTGACTGTCAGGTTTTGGTAAAATTGACCTTTTTACAACCTTGACACTGCAGaaaaagttatatttttaaaaacaacatttgtaaAATTTGAACATTTGTAAAATTAATCACATTTATGAAACACTTTTAGATGATTGTCACTTACACAGGGGTTTACTGCACTTGTACCTTAGTTGCAAAGTCATGGAAATTGTGcataaaaatattgtaatttcTTGTAAATTTAATGGAACACATCAATAATAATTTCCAGGAAGCAACAACAGATGGTGACTATGTGTCCTTTGCATACATGTCTGTGAAGTTTTAGCCTGCGGGAGATCAGAGCTGTTAGCTTCATATGACTGGACATTCGGGGATATACACTCACACTCGCTGTTaacagctgctgatgctgctggtAACCTCTTTAAGGCAGCGTTTTTATTCTTTCCATTAGTTGTAAATGaagtctgattttattttaattgatgAGGTCTTATCTAGAGCACTTTGCCTTCATAGTCTTCCTCTTTGTCAGCATTAGTCACTATGTTGCCAGCGTAGATATTCTTAGTTGAACTCCTTTGCTAGACTCAGTCATTCGCACTAATTTGCAGTCTCACATTTTAtcagtgtgtctgcatttgttttgcacagTCTTGTGACAGTTAATGCTACATCCAtgagtttgtctgtgctgttgtcGGCCACTTGGGGGCGTCCTGATTCTGATAATCTCTCAGCCTCAGCAGTGACCATCAGTAGCAGTAAAAACTGTCACATGCTGTTTGAGTCTAAAATGAAGGAGGAAGTGTGCAGGGAACTTTTGTGCCACTAAGCCAAAGATTTATGCGattaatgtgtatttttaagATATATGTTGTGTAAGCAGTTTGTTCAATCATATTGAGATGCAGTATGTGACTGTTGTTAATTTGGGAGAGCATTATGATTCTATTTATGTTGTGAGTGAGAAATGGTAAATGCCATTTTGAAGAACATGAAtacaaagcttttgtttttcttacattgtGCTTAAAAGTTTGTGGGTCCTTTAGAGATATCTAATTTTGCTGTACAggaaaaagctttttttctctctgtggcaTAGAATCTAAATGAAGGCCCAAATGCTCAATAAGTTACTTTTTTTAACATCCTAAATCAGGAAATGATTTGTTGATGTTCTTAGTAGCAAAACTGCTTTTAATAAGCttaaaaaatccaaaatcaAAATTCGAGTCAGCAGTTCTATTCTAATGGCATTAGTTTCCATTATTTAGTTAAAATGAACTAAAACACTAGCTCTCTTTGTTActtgaaatatgaaatatgttttttttttttttgcacttgtaGAAAAAAGCTTTTTAGGTAGATGTCAGGAAAGAAAATCCGAGCAACATTAGATATTAAAACATTGAGGGAGCCACAAATCTTTGTCAGTGACCAAAAAATATGTATTGATactcatttatttgtgttgtttcagtgaaGAAATTGCTTGAAAAACTCTTAATGAATTCAACATTTAACACTTCAAGTTCAGGAAATTCCTCCATCAGCAGTTAAGTGTGTAACTGTCCATCAGATGTGGTCAAGGTTTTTTAATGGGAAATggttgtgggtgtgtgtttcaAACCTTGTGgagattttacttttaaatatttgcctacaggtttattttttattcGAAACTCTGTTTGTCATGTCCTGTGAAGctattttgattttaaacttcTTCTGTGGCAAGAACATTCGTCAGATCACATTTAACCACAATGCAGTCCATTAGTTGAGTTTCTATGAGGAGTTTTTATATTGTCATGTAGACAGTGCCACAAAGATTCATCCAGAGGTTCAAATGAATATGAAGGATAAAGGACACAGGATGTGGTTAGCCATCTAAAaactatattttttgtatgaaTATTGAAATTAAATCCTTTTATAAAGATGAAGTACACTCCATATAGATACTGAGATGTTCCTTTTTAGTTACTATTGCAATTATTAGGATTAAAGAGAAAACTTATTAAGCCTAAGGCTTGTAAATCTGCATTCTGCTGTTTTCGTCAGTATACTTTATTTTTGATCTGTGTGCCGATTTGATTTGAAATCAGTCTCTCTTATCTACAAGCTGTTTTATATCAAATTGTaaatttaaatcaataaaatctgaAACCTCATGGCTTTTGCAGAGCTGTCACATCTTACCTTTCTACGCTGACAACAAATCCCCTTTCTTCAGCTTACATTAAATACTAAACAAAGACAAGGAGACCAGAGGAGAGCTGCCACACAGACTGGACCGAACAAGAAGGATTTCAATACTCCCTGTGTTATCATTCAGCGCCCTCACACCCGCCCTCACTCACCCACGCAGCAGCGCACTTCCTTGGACACCTGTTTCTCCGGCTCTTTCAGCTCTTTGAGGAATTTGCATCTCAAATAGGGCGAATTCCCACAGCACCGTCCAAAGCGGCCTTTCGCCTTTGGAATCTGAATAGAGTCTTCTGCATGTATACaggccttcttcttcttcttcctcttcttcttcctcgaCAAGGTTCAGCTGCAGTCCAAGAACATTACAGACAAGAATACTCTCATCTACTGTTTAATTTACCAAACCAGTGAAACCCCAACATCAATTTAATTTACTGAAGTTCAAGATGGCTCCCTTTCAATCCTTACTTCCTCTATACTCCCACTCATCTTCTGTCATTTGACAATACACTCAGatgaaatactgtattttaatttctcaCACCCAATGATCAGATGAGATGATTGagagtttttcattttcctcatgtGACATTCTTGAGTCTGCCTCATAGCCTTCGCTGTgactttttttctatttctatttctgtgaAGGATTTCGGGTGTCATTTGTCTGAGGATGCCTTTCATTAAAGCATTTTTATCCTTCTGGCTCCCCTCATCATCTCTTTTGTGCCTTTTGCTATTTGTAAACAATGCTAGCATGTCCGCCCCTTCGCTACGTAACGGCACCCTCAACTCCACCTCAATCCTAACTcactccaccccaccccccacctgTCAGTCTCTCCTTGTGCTGGTGCTCACTGACATTCGTTAGATAAAACCTCAGTGTATACTTGAGGGGGGTGTAATGGGAGACTGGCTTTATGGAGACGTGACCCAGACATGCCCCTGTAACCACACTCTcagaaaaaagcagagcagaattTGTAGCTTTTATAGTAGCAATGGCTTGTTGCTTGGGCAGCATTGTGTACAAGAACATTATGGTACACTATGTTCTTCAAAAGAATTATCATGAAAACTCCTAGTCACCACAGTGAACCTGTAAACAATGGTGTGATTATATTAAGGTAATCGGTGTAATGATTGGTGAACTTGGAGTGGCCATTTCTCCTGGTCCTACCAAGCCACTGAAAATAggtctgtgtttaaaaaatgtttgttgcAGAGGTGTTGCTACAAGTACTGGTGAGAAGATGAAATATGATCCAGGAGGTCCAGTGTGAGTACATATCCATAAGTCGTCACAGAAACACTACACAGCAGTTTATTATACTGTGAGACAGGATTTTACAACTCGCAATCATTTTATCCTCCAACTCAACAAAGGGTCACATTACAAAGTCATGTAAAGTTACTTTGCAGTAAAAGTTGACCGACCATGAGCCAACCATGGACCACGAGGTCCCCGATTTGAATCTGAGCTATGTCACAcctttctctttcacatttCCTGCAATCTCACCACTACAACTATCTAATACACATATCTAAGACTTATCTAAGACATATAGGCCCTCAACCTcccaaaaaaacaataaataaaaatatagaattatatataaaaaatatatattctctGTGGACTGTATGCACTGACTGCACAAGTGAAGCCAATTCACTTTGTGGTATTTATAAAGTTTAATCTGTCTTTTGAGTGTGCCTACAGTGTGTACATACTCTGTGTGGTAAACAAAGTagcatccaacatcagtgttcaTGTCCAATGTGGAGTACACTGGGGCCTTAATAGTGCCTAAATAAGGACACTCACTTGCTTCCCACCAGTGAACACGGTCAACTTAATTTACTATCAGTGTTAGAAAATATTCTGCACCTTTAAAGGTGgatcaaaatgtgtgtgtctgggtgagTCATGTGCTCATATCAGTAAAAATTTGAGTCAAAAATGAATCTCTGAGTAAGTTGATTATGTACATCTATTTTTGATTATCCAACTGGTACAGTACAttctctatatgtgtgtgtgtgtgtgtaaacagataTCCTACTCATGTGATGGCTGTTTATGCACTGTAGCTGTTTATGGGGGCTAGGGTGAGCATAGTCAGGTGGATAATCTCATGAGAACATATGCGTGAAGCGTCTGGGAGATTATAGTCTGGTTTCAGGGACTGTAAAGCTCGTCCAAAGCTTTTTGGTAACAAGGACTGAAGTTCTGACTGGGACCCTtatccccaccccacccccaccccttcacCCCATCACGCCCTCTGCCCACAGTGGGGATTAGAAAGGGTAGAGGTCAGgggcacaaaacaaaaaaaatcacccgTTATAATAGCTGAATTGGATTGCAGCTGTTtctgcagtctgtgtttgtatgcatgagATCAGATTTTTGTCTAATACAATACAAAGCAATAACTGCATGTGTCCGCAggtaaaaaaaggagaaaaactcACCTTGTTCCCTTTATTTTGGTCACCCCCTGTATAGTGAAGTGAAGAGAGGCCTGAGCCTTATCTGAgatttttccatgttttgtgGGAAAAGCTTTGATGAAAAGTTTCAAGTAGGGGAGCTGCACGTGTGGGACAGGAAGCAGAGTTGGAGTGGATGGTGTCAGGGGTCAGACAGATGCTCATTCAGTGGACAGTGggcaggatgtgtgtgtcatttttatgGATCTCCTCAGGATAACAGTAGCTGGATGCGTAGCCCTAATGATCTCAGCTCTATCTATCAGGTATTTTGACACTGGGTTGATTCGTAGTAGGAAATGATAATGCACATCTGTTTGGTTCCAGATGGGGATTCCCCTGATCTCCTTTACAGCAGGGTCCCGGCTGAATCTCTTATGAATCATCATAAGAGTGATTAATAGCGCACGCTGCATAGCAACCTCAGATACACAACCAAagcattgtgtttgtttaaggTCTTTGAGAGGGTCATTTAAGACCTGGACAAAGGTCTTAGTTTTTTATATTCTCaaactttttattattatttcatgtcTCTGTACCTTTGTGCTGGACAATCAATTTTTCCCTGTCTGCAGCTGATCCAGTATTGATGGTCTTCTTGTTGTAAAAGATCACATCTTCTAATTATGGCTGGCTTGTTTCCACTTGCTTTCATTATGTTTGAAGTCAGGCAGGCTGCTGGTTACACATTATACAGCCTTCAGTCCTATCAGGTTTTCTGTTTTAGGGACCTTGTTGTGACCTCTGAACTGCTGAGCAGCCTTTCTCCTCTATGACTCCCCCCACAGTTGACTCTTTTAGCTTCCTGCAAACAACTTGCTTTCTTTTGGGGGTTTTAAGACCTCTTGTTTGCatggtttttgtgtttatttgtcttgtaCAGCCTTGATTTGTTTTGgcatgtttttaaacatttctaaGAGGATCAGTCTGAATGTAGTGAAGCAGGACATGAAGGTAGTTGGTGTGAGAGAAGAGGATAGAGAGGATAGGgtgagatggaagcagatgattgACCCATGAAACCCATGAAAGGAACAGccgaaaggaaaagaagagtcTGAGCTGAGAGGAATAAATAATTCAGAAATACGGAAAAGTACACTTCCAGGCAGATTGTTCAGCATGTTGCTGAAGTGGATCATCAGGCCTGttagttgttgttgtcattgttggtGTATTATCAATCAGCACACTTGAAACAGAGCAACGCTgcaaaactttttaaaataaccaCAGCAACAATCCTTTGTGGTTAAACCAGTTTGGATTTAACATATGATTACAGTAATTGAGGGTATCTACACTGTGCATGTTTAATTTGAGCATAATTAAGTTGTAAATCAGATACccaaagaattaaaaaaaataaaatagaaatagaaataaaatgtcTTGTAACACTTTATCTTTGCAGCAGCCTTCTCAAACGGTTTTAGGATCTTGCAACAtatgtttggctttgtttgtatCACATGTTTATCTCTTCACTGGGGATGTTTATTCGcttctgtgttggtgtgttttgcACTAATCTGTATTGATCTGAAGTCACTTCCTGCCATTGTTGTGTCACATCCCCACTGTCTCCTCTCTTCCGTCCATCCAGTCCCCTCTTTCCCCGTTAAGGAAGCCAGTGGCTTTGAGAGGATACACgtagggagggaggaggggtgggtgaatgtgtctttgtgtgtgtttgtgtgtgtgagaaagagagagagagagagagagagagagagagagagagagcactgcTGCTATGGCCCTGATAAACCTGGTCCAGACTTAACCGGGACAGGCAACTGATACTAAGCAAAAGCACAAGCAACCTGTGATAACAGTTTCAAAGATAAATTATCTATGGGATTATAACAACTTggactttattttttatgattttggCCATAGTTAATAATAACTTGGTACTCATCAATTACTGAGATCTAAGAGAAAAGGTGAAATTATTACACACTATTTGTGATAAACATCCATCACAGACACAAGCCAACTCCCTGGCTCAGCTTTAATCTTCTGTACAGCCATGCAATGAGAGGTTATAGCTGACATTAACTTTGCGTTTACTTTCAGTGTCcaaataaatttgaataaaatgttaccataagaaacagaaataagaaaaatccacaaaaaGATCTAAATTGTAATAACCCAAAGAGATGAtgcctttttgttttggaaagtACTCATAGAATCGTTGCTGCAACAAATACCCAGAACCTTATTtttgcatgtgcgtgtgcattgtatgtgtgtgtgagaaaaaaaagaaagtaaggGATGTATGTCTTAACACACATCAGCAAGTGACCTCATAGCCTGTTATAATTGAAACTAATGACAAAAGCATATGGGCGTCAAGACCTTTGGTTTGAGGTTACAATAGCTTATTGTATTGCATTCAGAGTAGTCATGGGTGTTACATAGTGTGCGAGCTTGTGGGATCTTCGAGTGTGttctgtgcacgtgtgtgtatatgtgtgtgtacatcccTTAACCTTGAAACTAAACTGGAGGCTTGTGTTTCAAAACTCTGTGAAGTTCAGACAGCCATAAAAATCTATGAAACATCTATGAAACAGTTCACGTTACATGTGAAGGATAAGAGACCTAAAAGCTTTGTAAATCCTGCAGAGCTTTTAGaatatttcacacagtttttAGACTACCATCTGCTCTCTGACACACTGCTTTCACACGATTTTGTGAGTAATATCAGTC includes:
- the tbc1d10ab gene encoding TBC1 domain family member 10A: MAKTEQGNGLDLRGSTEKLTENGKGNSYGSDPEVNGSTVPGEKQVDKYGFTGGAQQSVGNFAEEIPTEVLRQREAKWLEMLNSWDKWMAKKHKKVKERCQKGIPPSLRGRAWLYLTGGKVKREQNLGKFKELDSQPGDPKWIDIIERDLHRQFPFHEMFAARGGHGQQDLLSVLKAYTLYRPEEGYCQAQAPIAAVLLMHMPAEDAFWVLVQICEKYLPGYYSTGLEAIQLDGEILYALLRRVSPVAHSHLKKHKLEPILYMTEWFMCAFSRTLPWASVLRVWDMFLCEGVKIIFRVGLVLLKCMLGSQDKLKSCQGLYETMELLRAIQPQYMQEGFLAQQIVELQVSEKDIEKEHHSQLRRWKESHGDLHCKSPPRMHGAKAIIAADPPSRQDLRQRPTIIVHSPEGFKTDGERAEYIKKNRKTKQEKEKNTNLPPQEIVNPYLPHSEPSPLLKQMTREEGSKESLSSAEHDTYL